One genomic window of Corallococcus caeni includes the following:
- a CDS encoding xanthine dehydrogenase family protein molybdopterin-binding subunit, translated as MADMLPTDAAPPGGLDRRRFLTWLVASPTLMIAARCGLDLPSAQAAESAAMEETSLNLYVAVRTDGRVVATLPRTEMGQGITTAVAMLVAEELDTGLDAVDVSTADADPRWLIQLTGLSSTMRYLAGPLRAAAAEARARLVTAAAHRWRVLALTLTTAQGEVRAPDGRRLGYGELAEDAARVLLPEVSPLPKSPAEYTVVGQPTGRVDARAIVTGEARYTLDLDIPGAVPTVVARPPTLRGTVQSFNASTARAMPGVVGVVQLPSGVAVAARTFAQAFAARDALQVTWAPGPASHLSDADIRVRLRDAIGPRPLPPLLTTRVVEGRFDFPYLAHAPMETQSCVARVTGDVAEVWSGVQDPKFARSQVAAALGWALTPQRVTVHPIRAGGGFGRRFFTEAAVEAALISRALGHPVKLMWSRNDDMRHGHYRPASHHRILASLGPGGSILGWHHRAAIPTVEFPHGFGDLLTSLLGQVLPNVTSAVFFALTQHVPYQFGWVAQELAEVPLPIPTASFRSVFTSQVGVANEVFVDQLARELQRDPVELRRSRLTSRRLKAVLDRVVQEGAWGRALPSGVAQGVAVLEEWDSAIAHLVEVDVTSGTPRVLRVVIAADVGLPINPKGIEAQLQGAALDAMSTTLSAGLHIDAGAVREGSFADYRWLRMKHAPASIQVHLVRSDDRVGGVGELGYPSAAAALTNAIARATGAMPTRFPILDEGA; from the coding sequence ATGGCTGACATGCTGCCCACGGACGCAGCTCCTCCAGGCGGTCTCGACCGCCGCCGGTTCCTGACGTGGCTGGTGGCTTCGCCCACGTTGATGATCGCGGCGCGGTGCGGGCTCGACCTTCCCTCGGCCCAGGCCGCGGAGTCCGCAGCGATGGAGGAGACGTCGCTCAACCTCTACGTCGCCGTCCGGACCGATGGGCGCGTCGTCGCCACCCTGCCCCGCACGGAGATGGGCCAGGGCATCACCACCGCCGTGGCCATGCTCGTCGCCGAGGAGCTCGACACGGGCCTGGATGCCGTGGACGTGTCCACCGCCGACGCGGATCCCCGCTGGCTCATCCAGCTGACCGGGCTGTCCTCCACGATGCGCTACCTGGCCGGTCCGCTCCGCGCAGCCGCCGCGGAGGCCCGGGCCCGGCTGGTCACTGCCGCCGCGCACCGCTGGCGGGTGCTGGCCCTCACCCTCACCACCGCGCAGGGCGAGGTCCGCGCTCCCGACGGCCGACGGCTCGGCTACGGCGAGCTGGCCGAGGACGCCGCACGCGTCCTGCTGCCGGAGGTCTCCCCACTGCCGAAATCTCCGGCTGAATACACCGTCGTCGGTCAGCCCACGGGGCGTGTCGACGCACGGGCCATCGTCACCGGCGAGGCGCGGTACACCCTGGACCTCGACATCCCGGGCGCGGTGCCCACGGTCGTGGCGCGGCCTCCCACGCTGCGCGGCACGGTCCAGTCCTTCAATGCCTCCACCGCCCGCGCGATGCCCGGCGTCGTGGGCGTGGTGCAGCTTCCGTCCGGCGTGGCGGTGGCGGCCCGGACGTTCGCGCAGGCCTTCGCGGCTCGCGACGCGTTGCAGGTCACCTGGGCACCGGGACCCGCCAGCCACCTCTCCGACGCCGACATCCGCGTCCGGCTGCGTGACGCCATCGGGCCCCGGCCGCTGCCGCCATTGCTCACGACGCGAGTCGTGGAGGGGCGCTTCGACTTCCCCTACCTCGCGCACGCGCCCATGGAGACACAGAGCTGCGTGGCCCGCGTGACGGGCGACGTCGCGGAGGTCTGGTCCGGCGTCCAGGACCCGAAGTTCGCGCGGAGCCAGGTCGCCGCGGCGCTCGGCTGGGCGCTCACTCCACAGCGGGTCACGGTGCATCCCATCCGCGCCGGGGGCGGCTTCGGCCGGCGCTTCTTCACCGAGGCCGCCGTCGAGGCCGCGCTCATCTCCCGGGCGCTCGGGCATCCGGTGAAGCTGATGTGGAGCCGCAACGATGACATGCGCCACGGCCACTACCGGCCCGCCAGCCACCACCGCATCCTGGCCTCGCTGGGTCCGGGCGGCTCCATCCTCGGCTGGCATCACCGCGCCGCCATCCCCACCGTGGAGTTCCCCCACGGCTTCGGAGACCTGCTCACCTCGCTGCTCGGTCAGGTCCTGCCGAACGTCACCAGCGCGGTGTTCTTCGCGCTGACCCAGCACGTGCCCTACCAGTTCGGCTGGGTCGCGCAGGAACTGGCCGAAGTGCCGCTCCCCATTCCCACCGCCTCCTTCCGCTCCGTCTTCACCAGCCAGGTGGGCGTGGCCAACGAGGTCTTCGTCGACCAGCTGGCCCGCGAGCTCCAGCGGGACCCCGTGGAGCTGCGGCGTTCCCGCCTCACGTCCCGACGGCTCAAGGCCGTGTTGGACCGGGTGGTGCAAGAAGGCGCCTGGGGCCGCGCGCTGCCATCCGGGGTCGCGCAAGGCGTCGCCGTGCTGGAGGAGTGGGACAGCGCCATCGCCCACCTCGTGGAGGTGGACGTCACCAGCGGGACGCCGCGCGTGCTGCGCGTGGTCATCGCCGCGGACGTGGGCCTGCCCATCAACCCGAAGGGCATCGAAGCGCAGCTCCAAGGCGCCGCGCTGGACGCGATGTCCACCACGCTGAGCGCGGGGCTCCACATCGACGCGGGCGCCGTGCGCGAGGGCAGCTTCGCGGACTACCGGTGGCTGCGAATGAAGCACGCGCCCGCCTCCATCCAGGTGCACCTGGTGCGCTCCGACGACCGCGTGGGCGGCGTGGGAGAGCTGGGCTACCCCAGCGCGGCGGCGGCCCTGACCAACGCCATCGCCCGGGCGACGGGCGCCATGCCCACCCGCTTCCCCATCCTCGACGAGGGAGCCTGA